Within Quercus lobata isolate SW786 chromosome 5, ValleyOak3.0 Primary Assembly, whole genome shotgun sequence, the genomic segment AACAAAAGATCCCACAGCACCAAGAaatataggggaaaaaaatttgtaccaGTGAAACATTACAACATCAGGCCCTATTTGGTTCATATCTTATCCATATCTCATAATTCATatctcaattttcataactcacAATTTACAATTCATAAATTCATTCTCATAACTTATAATTCTTTAACTCAACTCCAATTCTTATTTGGCACTTGATATTtccttagtttttgttttgtaaaaagcaaaatataaCTCAGTTGGTGGGCCTTTAGTATAGTCCCCTCCTCTTTAGTAAAAGAGTAAATAGtcagttcctcaaaaaaaaaaaaaaaaagggagcaAATAGCCCTTGGGAACCTTGGAGTAATAAATACCATTTGACTTGATGAAACAATTCATCACATGTGGGTCCCaattttgtgtttgttattACGATTTTGCCActtaactcaattttctaaaatctaaaaactcaCAAAACTTGTTTTCATATCTCATCACtcattctcacttttttttttagtattgagtaatgagaattgagaataaaaattaaGCCAAACAAGAAAACCACTAGTGGGGTCCACAAATTTTGAGTGATTgatggaaattgaaaattgagtgatgaaaattgctaaaccaaacaccccctcaGTATCCCAAAACGCAAGAATCCAAGAGTTTGATGCTGACAGGAGAAGTCACTTAGATGAAGCAACTAAATTGACAACAACGGATCAAAGATGCCAACTAGCCTCATCTCCTAAACTCAATTGGAGCTTCCACAGCCAATGTTTTCTGCAGAGAGACCTTTCACGTGTTTGCCTCAAAAATGGAAACTTGATCATCATTTACAATTCAGTTGGTGGATCACTCATCATTTCCCCAGTTATTGACTCCTTGTGCCCAAGATTAATTAATGCTACCCCTGATCAGGCTTAGCTGCACTACTGCTTTTTGTACTAATCATTTTTATATCTCGGGCAACCAAAGGTACGAAACTAACCAACAaaacattaaatatttcatGCACAGTGCATacaaacaaataatattatcatacTAAAAAACCCGTCCACATTTAATTCCCAAATTAATCTATATTATCGCAAAGGatgagttttaaaaataaaataatttcccaTTTCACATTTGGTGAgttttcttatataaaatttacaaaggCACTTCATATTTATGGCTGTGGTCACACGCGTTCACAAAGCACATTCCTTGTATCACAAGAAatcaatcttttctttattattaaaaaatgatacttATCCACGCCATTACATATAGAAATGTAGCTATGTGAAGAGGAATCTAGCAATTTTTTAATGGTTGAAGCAAGAGCCACAAATCTTTGAAAAGTCAACTTCCAAATTGTACATAACATATCATTCTGCACTCAATACGGGGAGTAATATGCTATATGCTTTTAGATAAACTATTGTTTCAAAGCTGATATGACAAACAGTGAAGcaacaaataaatcaataatcatttttttttaacaaaaattggaTGAATTACCTTAACCTCATCGACATCAACTGTGAGGAACAGAACATCAGGGAAGCTTGAAGCCAACTCTTCAAAAAACGGGTTCATTGCCACTGAAGGTATGCACCATGCAGCAGTGAAGTGTATGACAATCTATAATACCCATCCCACCAAGACAATAACTTTAATAGCCACAATTCCATTAACATCATCAagaactttatatatatatatatatatataaagatactCATGAAGAAAGTGAaggtttatatttattttcaagacCCAGAAAGGGGGAGAAAGAGTTTGTGTAGTTTAATAGTagtttgaaaatttgtgaaGTTGATGAGGAAACTTACAGGGGTGCCTTGATTGGTGGCTTGGGTAACATAGAAGTCCCATGACTCCAAAGAGTCAACCTTCACAACTCTGGTCTTGTTCTGCTGCTCTAGGCCTTCCATCTCctcctccttttttctttcgtcttcttcttcttcacctacTCTAGAAGCTATTATAAAACGAAAGTATAAAACTGAGTCCCTAAAATATGAAATGTTTAGAGTTGGACCCACTTTACTCTTAGATGGATATGTACGACAGCTGCAAGCAGAGAGGATCAGTTTGTCTTTCCCatgtttccttttctctctcttcgcTTTTGGTCCAATTATTAATCTGCGTGGgtcacaaaatttttctttttaacttctttctttttcttctaaaaaaaaaaaaaaaaaattatttatctctCGTTATccacttttattaaaaataatagtaaacttgtatttttattgtccttttatatttttctttttttaatataaaaaattaagagaaaaaaaagatttaaaaaccaGGTTcggtaaaaattaaaacctaacttttTCTCAAATGAAACTCACACACGAAAACTTTGTGTACTACTATTGTCACCAAGACTTGTCTGGAGCTTAAGTTGACTATCTGAAGCATGAAAATGTTGTTTGATCCCTTAACTGTCACTTAATACTAAATTTTGCCATTTCAATTGCAGACAACTTGCCAGTGAACACTGGATTTGAGGTGGGACTGGTATTTCTCAAAATCTCTGGTGAGTGCATCTCAATGAAGAGCCAAATCAAACTCAGCCTCAACTCTAGCAATGGTCTGTTATAAAATACGTCAACCTCCAAACACTACTCAGTCCCGAAGGTACCCTCTCCAGAATCCTAATCACTGTGACCTCCACAAAGGGTTTCTATCTATGACTTGTATTAAGGAAAATTCACTGTGTGGACTCGAGCAAGGACAATTCAGAATTTTCTATCGCAAAATGGCATAGCCCATAATCAATCTATGACCTTCACGGTGGACTCAAGTGTAACTCAAATCAGTTTGGTTGGCTTCAATAAGAGCCAAAGAAGTGATCATGTGTTTTATGTGCTGGTGATCGATAAGGCATcattattaaatttcaaaaaatccacTTTGGTGGTTAGATTTTCTATGGTCTTGATAGGCTTTCACTTGCCCCCTAAGAACTCCTCTATGTGAatttcggaaaaaaaaaaaaaaaaaaactcctctATGTTGTAAACATTCACAATCCCACTGCCTAAACCAGCTGCAAACAATTTCCCactttatttttacaaaacctaacttttagatcttctattctcttaattttatagttttttttatgttttgagaggagagaggcGTAAAACGATAGCAAAAATACAAAGTTACTCATGTTCTTAATAGAGGTGGGTAACGGGAGACAAACCACAGGTAAGAAAAAGTATTTTTCAGGTAAATCATGTagaaaaagtgttttttcaGACAAACCACATAtgaaaaaagtgtaattttaccatattaatattatataaactgGTATAATAAAAGActgatctctttctttttaggatttagtgtaataatttttcattcatcataATTTAAGACTTACACGTTTTTCTGCAAATATTAAGCATTAACTCATGGTTTTGTTTTTCACAGGAATTTCATCTTACTTTATCTCTCCTATTTCTATGTCCTTCCATTCTAGAACTTATCATCATGGATAAATtaattgcaataaaaaataaataaataattacactTTTTTACCTAAAATTCTATAGTTCACAAagacaaaattacaaaaaaaatgccaaaaaaactACTCACACATGTAACTCACTCATTAACAACCGctaatactccctccgtcccactttatttgtcctgtttgaaaagtcaaactttttaaaggaacatcatttattatcttgtctaccttttaaaaatgtataagtttccaaaactacccttaaataaatttatcaaaaaattgaattagtaaattaataagggtatcataggaacattagtaaattaatgatttttatttttagaaataagacaatattttgagacatcccaaaatag encodes:
- the LOC115989344 gene encoding thioredoxin-like protein CXXS1, producing MEGLEQQNKTRVVKVDSLESWDFYVTQATNQGTPIVIHFTAAWCIPSVAMNPFFEELASSFPDVLFLTVDVDEVKEAATKLEIKAMPTFVLMKNGAPVDKLVGANPEEIRKRIDSFVQSIRVYVA